One part of the Amphiprion ocellaris isolate individual 3 ecotype Okinawa chromosome 24, ASM2253959v1, whole genome shotgun sequence genome encodes these proteins:
- the LOC111574283 gene encoding gap junction gamma-1 protein-like, producing the protein MSWSFLTRLLDEISNHSTFVGKIWLSVLIIFRIVLTAVGGETIYYDEQSKFVCNTQQPGCENVCYDAFAPLSHVRFWIFQVIMITTPTIMYLGFAMHKIARMEDTEHQSSRNRKKRIPIVSRGAVRDYEEAEDNGEEDPMIAEEIESDKSEKADKSSEKKHDGRRRILRDGLMKVYLCQLLWRSAFEVAFLFGQYVLYGFEVIPSYICTRSPCPHTVDCFVSRPTEKTIFLLVMYVVSFLCLLLTVLEIIHLGIGGIRDTFRRRATLNSHGPHPSSSRTIPTAPPGYHATMKKEKLKAELRDLPMGDSGRESFGDEGPSSRELERLRRHLKLAQQHLGLAYPADEGSPSRSSSPEVNTTTQSAAEQNRLNFAQEKQGEASEKGIHA; encoded by the exons ATGAGTTGGAGCTTCCTAACCCGTCTGCTGGATGAAATCTCCAACCACTCTACCTTTGTGGGGAAGATCTGGCTATCTGTGCTCATCATCTTCCGCATTGTGCTGACTGCTGTCGGTGGCGAAACCATCTACTACGATGAACAAAGTAAATTTGTCTGCAACACACAACAGCCTGGGTGTGAGAACGTGTGCTATGATGCATTTGCTCCACTTTCACATGTCAGATTCTGGATCTTTCAG GTGATCATGATCACCACTCCCACCATCATGTACCTGGGCTTTGCCATGCACAAGATTGCCCGTATGGAAGACACTGAGCACCAGTCCAGCAGGAACCGTAAGAAAAGGATTCCCATCGTGAGCCGTGGTGCAGTGCGAGACTATGAAGAAGCAGAGGACAATGGAGAAGAAGACCCAATGATCGCTGAAGAGATTGAATCTGACAAATCAGAGAAGGCAGACAAAA GCTCAGAGAAAAAGCATGATGGGCGGCGGCGGATCCTGCGCGATGGCCTCATGAAAGTCTACCTGTGCCAGCTGCTGTGGCGCTCTGCATTTGAAGTCGCCTTCCTTTTTGGCCAATATGTCCTCTATGGCTTTGAGGTGATCCCCTCATACATCTGCACCCGCTCGCCATGCCCTCACACTGTGGACTGCTTTGTGTCCCGCCCCACGGAGAAGACCATCTTCCTACTGGTAATGTAcgttgtgtcatttctctgCCTGCTCCTCACGGTCCTGGAGATTATCCACTTGGGGATTGGTGGTATCCGTGACACCTTCCGCAGGCGGGCCACCCTCAATTCCCATGGACCCCATCCATCCTCTTCACGCACCATCCCCACCGCTCCACCGGGATACCATGccaccatgaagaaggagaaacTGAAAGCAGAGCTGAGGGACTTGCCAATGGGTGACTCTGGGCGAGAGAGTTTTGGGGACGAAGGCCCCTCTTCCAGGGAGTTGGAGCGGTTAAGGAGACACCTCAAGTTGGCACAGCAGCACCTGGGCCTCGCCTACCCAGCAGATGAAGGCAGTCCTTCACGCAGCAGCAGCCCAGAGGtcaacacaaccacacagtCGGCCGCCGAGCAGAACCGCCTCAACTTTGCCCAGGAAAAGCAGGGAGAGGCAAGCGAGAAAG GAATACATGCCTGA